A genomic stretch from Candidatus Hydrogenedentota bacterium includes:
- a CDS encoding beta-ketoacyl-[acyl-carrier-protein] synthase family protein, giving the protein MPVDRIVITGAGILACNGIGMPAFWDALRNGRSGIGHITRFDTSPFPCHIGGQLWDFNPEDFLSKADVKRWHSHVHQSVACAKLAHADAAFDTARYAPERVAVGFGTSVGAPDEHYLRYRETFESHGWDKIDKFASSASSGHAATANVSSTFKFRGPATTIASGCATGLDVLQWGVEQLRYGHADAAIVGASESPLTPLTMAVSCSLNIVSKRNDDPAKAMRPFDKHSDGIVLSEGAGAVILERESNARARGARIYAELAGYAAAAEGNNPLVIDKEGKALARAIENALRAAGMRNEELDAAICHGVSLPMYDRSESAAYKRALGRHAYHIPISAPKSMTGQPYAAGGLLGIAAAILALEHGVMPPTINLDEPDPECDLDYVPHTSRLNDVRSALVTAMSFGGTHSGVVLRKCA; this is encoded by the coding sequence GTGCCGGTTGATCGCATTGTCATTACGGGGGCCGGGATTCTCGCCTGCAACGGCATCGGCATGCCCGCGTTTTGGGACGCGCTGCGAAACGGAAGGTCCGGTATCGGCCACATTACGCGATTCGATACGTCACCCTTTCCTTGCCACATCGGCGGACAACTCTGGGACTTCAATCCCGAGGATTTTCTAAGCAAGGCCGACGTCAAGCGCTGGCACAGCCACGTACACCAGTCCGTCGCCTGCGCAAAACTCGCGCACGCGGACGCGGCGTTCGACACCGCGCGCTACGCGCCCGAGCGCGTGGCCGTTGGTTTCGGAACCAGCGTCGGCGCGCCGGACGAACACTACCTTCGTTACCGCGAGACCTTCGAATCACACGGGTGGGACAAGATCGACAAGTTTGCGTCGTCGGCCTCGTCGGGTCACGCGGCGACGGCAAACGTCAGTTCGACCTTCAAGTTCCGCGGGCCCGCCACCACGATTGCGAGCGGTTGCGCCACAGGTCTCGACGTTCTGCAGTGGGGCGTCGAGCAATTGCGCTACGGTCACGCCGACGCGGCCATCGTCGGCGCGTCCGAATCGCCGTTGACGCCGCTAACCATGGCGGTGAGTTGTTCGCTGAACATCGTCTCGAAGCGCAACGACGATCCGGCGAAGGCGATGCGGCCGTTCGACAAACATAGCGACGGCATTGTGCTCAGCGAAGGCGCCGGCGCGGTGATCCTCGAACGCGAATCGAACGCGCGCGCGCGCGGCGCGAGAATCTATGCCGAACTCGCGGGCTACGCCGCGGCCGCGGAAGGCAATAACCCGCTCGTCATCGATAAGGAAGGCAAGGCCCTTGCCCGCGCGATCGAGAATGCGCTGCGCGCCGCGGGCATGCGAAACGAAGAGTTGGACGCGGCAATCTGCCACGGCGTGTCGCTGCCCATGTACGACCGCAGCGAATCCGCCGCATACAAACGCGCGCTCGGCAGGCATGCATACCACATCCCCATCAGCGCGCCCAAATCCATGACGGGCCAACCCTACGCCGCCGGCGGATTGCTGGGAATCGCCGCGGCGATTCTCGCGCTGGAACACGGTGTCATGCCGCCCACGATCAACCTTGATGAACCCGACCCCGAATGCGATCTCGACTACGTCCCGCACACATCGCGGCTGAATGATGTCCGCTCCGCTCTCGTTACGGCCATGAGTTTCGGAGGCACGCACAGCGGCGTCGTTCTGCGGAAGTGCGCGTAA
- a CDS encoding PQQ-binding-like beta-propeller repeat protein, producing the protein MREWKRLACTAVLIGIAGVHAQADADNHRMWSWYLGDLERTHYSSLDQIDAANVAQLEQAWVYRSGGEAQIQCNPIVVGSLLYGVSAERHIFALDAATGKERWKFVAPDKQAGASVLRGVQYWESGRDKRIMAAIGHHVYALNARTGKHVTSFGKDGAINLKDYYQRDVSNLSLGVTTPGAIYKDIMIMSVRVHEGNPAAPGDIMAFNVRTGEKAWEFHTIPRPGEFGYETWPPDAWQRVGGANCWGGMSLDEKRGVVYVPTGSATYDFYGADRHGENLFANCLLALKADTGERIWHYQIVRHDLWDRDLPAPPNLVTLVHDGRKRDAVAQITKSGYVFVFDRDTGEPLFPIEEVAAPPSDLPGEQAWPTQPLPLKPPPFARQGFRENEVTKRTQPAHDDVLERLKRLRWNGPFTPPSLEGTLIVPSFDGGGEWGGAAINPTTGVMYVNANEIPCIVSMFDASEGASKLDSHGKRIYSQNCVFCHGVDMKGDPIRVFPPLKDLQKKYSKEQMALHIKSGKERMPAFAFLGDADLNAVINYICGLEDAAATREGPATPPPPASQERGKTWFNHSGYTRFVDRDGYPAWQPPWGTLTAIDLNKGEHLWQIPLGYEPALADAGLTNTGSENYGGPIVTGSGLIFIAASKDAHLRAIDERTGKTLWMGELPAAGYATPSTYMIKGRQYVVIAAGGGKLGTPASDAYVAFALPKSKNR; encoded by the coding sequence ATGCGGGAGTGGAAGCGATTGGCGTGTACGGCCGTCCTAATCGGCATTGCAGGCGTACATGCCCAAGCAGATGCGGACAATCACCGAATGTGGTCGTGGTATCTGGGTGATCTCGAACGCACGCATTATTCGAGCCTCGATCAGATTGACGCAGCGAACGTCGCACAACTCGAACAGGCCTGGGTGTACCGAAGCGGCGGCGAGGCACAGATTCAGTGCAATCCCATCGTCGTGGGCAGTTTGCTCTACGGGGTGTCGGCGGAACGCCACATATTTGCATTGGACGCGGCAACGGGAAAGGAGCGCTGGAAATTCGTGGCTCCGGACAAGCAGGCGGGGGCGTCCGTGTTGCGCGGCGTGCAGTATTGGGAATCGGGCCGCGACAAGCGAATCATGGCGGCCATCGGTCATCACGTGTATGCGTTGAACGCGCGCACGGGAAAGCACGTCACGAGTTTCGGCAAGGACGGCGCAATCAACTTGAAAGACTACTACCAGCGCGACGTGTCGAATCTGTCGCTTGGCGTGACGACGCCGGGCGCGATCTACAAAGACATCATGATCATGTCTGTGCGCGTGCACGAAGGGAATCCCGCCGCGCCGGGCGACATCATGGCGTTCAACGTGCGAACCGGCGAAAAAGCCTGGGAGTTCCACACCATTCCACGCCCGGGCGAATTTGGGTACGAGACGTGGCCGCCGGACGCGTGGCAGCGCGTCGGCGGCGCGAATTGCTGGGGAGGCATGAGCCTCGACGAAAAGCGCGGCGTGGTGTACGTCCCAACGGGTTCGGCGACGTATGACTTCTACGGCGCCGATCGCCACGGCGAGAACTTGTTTGCCAATTGCCTGCTCGCGCTGAAAGCGGACACGGGCGAGCGCATATGGCACTATCAGATTGTACGGCACGATCTGTGGGACCGCGACCTCCCTGCACCACCGAATCTCGTGACCCTTGTTCACGATGGCAGGAAGCGTGACGCCGTCGCGCAGATCACGAAGTCGGGCTACGTGTTCGTCTTCGACCGCGACACGGGCGAACCGCTGTTTCCGATCGAAGAAGTGGCCGCGCCACCGTCCGACCTTCCGGGCGAACAGGCGTGGCCAACGCAGCCTTTGCCGTTGAAGCCGCCACCGTTTGCGCGTCAGGGATTTCGCGAAAATGAAGTAACGAAGCGCACGCAGCCGGCGCACGACGATGTGCTGGAGCGGCTCAAACGGTTACGATGGAACGGCCCATTCACACCGCCGAGTCTGGAAGGTACTCTAATCGTTCCGAGCTTCGACGGCGGCGGCGAATGGGGCGGCGCGGCGATAAACCCGACAACGGGCGTCATGTACGTGAACGCCAACGAAATCCCGTGCATCGTGTCAATGTTTGACGCCTCGGAAGGGGCGTCGAAACTCGACTCGCACGGCAAGCGCATCTACTCACAAAACTGCGTGTTCTGCCACGGCGTCGATATGAAAGGCGATCCTATTCGCGTGTTTCCGCCGTTGAAGGACCTGCAAAAGAAATACTCGAAGGAGCAAATGGCGCTGCACATAAAGAGTGGGAAAGAGCGCATGCCCGCGTTCGCATTCCTCGGCGACGCGGACCTGAACGCGGTGATCAATTACATCTGCGGACTCGAGGACGCGGCGGCGACGCGCGAGGGCCCGGCGACTCCCCCACCCCCCGCGTCACAAGAGCGTGGGAAGACGTGGTTCAATCACAGCGGCTACACGCGCTTCGTCGATAGGGACGGATACCCGGCATGGCAGCCGCCGTGGGGCACTCTTACGGCAATCGATCTGAACAAGGGAGAACACCTCTGGCAGATTCCGCTGGGATATGAGCCTGCGCTCGCCGACGCCGGATTGACGAACACGGGAAGCGAGAATTACGGGGGCCCAATTGTCACGGGAAGCGGTCTCATCTTTATCGCGGCGAGCAAAGACGCGCACCTCCGCGCTATCGACGAGCGCACCGGCAAGACGCTGTGGATGGGCGAACTCCCCGCAGCCGGCTATGCGACTCCATCCACGTATATGATCAA
- a CDS encoding DUF4230 domain-containing protein, whose product MAVQAEATLPAPVDDAPAVPSAERPPEEPVTTRVVIRRAPTAAWAVAAVFLGAIAAATFLIYTVMYSVPAKVIETGGAAATTAIEEMARVPDRLAAAFKPEVNVSTIVSSGIENVKHESKLVVLTTDVDVEIDKSSEKRVLWESFKLGDTTVRLRVRDNRVQYVIPLQAFDQDDVTFDPEDKSLCVTLPAPRVDPDVVEVQSNPDSIDTQTEVGWGRLQMFSGDFLLEEAKRELRDAVLREGANPILQDKARAAAERTVRELLKGWMPNLREDVELNIAFIDDEPEKSA is encoded by the coding sequence GTGGCAGTACAAGCGGAAGCGACGCTCCCCGCCCCCGTCGACGATGCGCCCGCAGTTCCCAGTGCGGAGCGGCCGCCGGAAGAGCCGGTTACAACGCGGGTGGTCATACGGCGCGCGCCAACCGCAGCGTGGGCGGTGGCGGCGGTGTTTCTTGGCGCGATAGCCGCCGCGACTTTTCTAATCTACACCGTAATGTATTCCGTCCCCGCGAAAGTGATCGAGACGGGTGGCGCCGCCGCGACAACGGCGATTGAAGAAATGGCGCGCGTACCGGATCGGTTGGCGGCGGCGTTCAAGCCCGAGGTTAATGTAAGCACAATTGTATCCAGCGGCATCGAGAATGTTAAACACGAATCGAAGCTGGTCGTGTTGACGACGGACGTGGACGTCGAGATCGACAAGTCGAGCGAGAAACGCGTGCTCTGGGAGTCGTTCAAACTGGGCGACACAACGGTGCGGCTGCGCGTACGCGACAACAGGGTCCAGTATGTCATCCCTCTCCAGGCCTTCGATCAGGACGATGTCACCTTCGATCCGGAGGACAAATCGTTGTGCGTGACGCTTCCGGCGCCACGCGTGGATCCGGATGTCGTCGAAGTGCAGAGCAACCCGGATTCGATAGACACGCAGACAGAAGTGGGCTGGGGCAGACTGCAGATGTTTTCCGGCGACTTCTTGTTGGAGGAAGCGAAGCGGGAGTTGCGCGACGCTGTGCTGCGGGAAGGCGCGAACCCGATATTGCAGGACAAGGCGAGAGCAGCGGCCGAGAGGACCGTTCGCGAATTGCTCAAAGGCTGGATGCCGAACCTGCGCGAGGACGTCGAACTGAACATCGCATTCATTGACGACGAGCCTGAAAAGAGCGCGTAA
- a CDS encoding DUF1232 domain-containing protein yields the protein MLGVLISTVYLLNFTVGVFELPDALPIVGNLDEAAAAALLFSSLRYLGIDILPFGRRKQIETREVIDVTPPKETK from the coding sequence ATGCTCGGCGTACTCATTTCCACTGTGTACCTGCTGAACTTTACAGTTGGGGTTTTCGAGTTGCCGGACGCGCTCCCTATAGTGGGCAATCTTGACGAAGCGGCGGCCGCAGCTCTCTTGTTCTCGAGTTTGCGGTATCTCGGCATCGATATCCTGCCCTTTGGCCGCCGGAAGCAGATCGAGACGCGCGAGGTGATCGACGTTACGCCGCCGAAGGAAACCAAATAA
- a CDS encoding GAF domain-containing protein, producing the protein MRAVVVVAEELGVREALGAALRETSVVFIERSVDDALRRMVTVPADLVFLDDTPKLGIEALGRLQAELPGVPIIAVLGRGDTETRASYVVAGASACVTKPFSCDDLNRVIDEVLASPAPRPHTQMLLPAVMSAPATVDRHQTALRWISRANAMLDNPARLAELFVEAMADIFGVARCAVLLENDGAVRVAASQGLSPVVADSLRLSFTAGLMRTLEASPALTDRATVADPNAARDMSLLGARLAVPLLSDGNVVGAFAIGDSPSGGAFSRDDCELLALLARTAGVALENARRYSTVSHLHGQLHTIIARLTSGVVVVAPDKTVSMMNESAEKLLAMRSHDIVGYSVQRLGSAFADVALRAMTEGRPLVRQEVRDPATGSTLGISAAPAGDHGVALIFAKVPQRDADRAGEDVLGSPYWEFLSARVAQEVKNPLVAINTFAQLLPRKYESPDFRTQFSDVVQKEVTRINRVVETLYDFARPPRLARQRSSVNEIVTNVLSTFEDKLRAANISLTTDYDMSNPIAELDPLYFAQALHNVIQNAYEMMPEGGKLKVDTRARGGACEVTVSDSGPGIDAENAPLVFLPFFSTRETGMGLGLSVAHRIMRQHQGDLRLVSSKSGSTFVFLVPIGGSPKSGAHVTDGAPAGVMNEDSPGR; encoded by the coding sequence ATGCGAGCAGTAGTCGTCGTGGCCGAGGAACTGGGGGTCCGCGAGGCGTTGGGTGCGGCCTTGCGCGAAACGTCCGTTGTATTCATCGAGCGAAGCGTGGATGACGCGTTGCGGCGAATGGTCACCGTTCCCGCCGATTTGGTCTTTTTGGACGATACGCCGAAGTTGGGTATCGAGGCGCTTGGTCGGTTGCAGGCCGAACTCCCGGGTGTGCCGATTATCGCGGTATTGGGCCGTGGGGACACCGAAACGCGCGCAAGCTACGTCGTCGCCGGCGCGAGCGCCTGCGTCACCAAACCGTTCTCGTGCGATGACCTGAATCGCGTCATCGATGAAGTGCTCGCCAGCCCCGCCCCACGGCCGCACACACAAATGCTCCTGCCGGCGGTAATGAGCGCGCCTGCGACCGTCGACCGCCACCAGACCGCGCTGCGTTGGATAAGCCGCGCAAACGCGATGCTCGACAATCCGGCGCGCCTCGCCGAATTGTTTGTCGAGGCCATGGCCGATATCTTTGGTGTGGCGCGATGCGCAGTACTCTTGGAGAATGACGGGGCCGTTCGCGTCGCGGCGTCGCAAGGACTGTCGCCTGTCGTCGCAGATTCGCTGCGCCTCTCGTTCACGGCGGGTCTTATGCGAACGCTGGAAGCGTCACCGGCGCTCACCGACCGCGCAACCGTCGCCGATCCGAATGCGGCCCGCGACATGTCGCTGCTCGGTGCGCGGCTCGCAGTGCCGCTCCTATCGGACGGAAACGTCGTCGGTGCATTCGCGATTGGCGACTCGCCGTCCGGCGGTGCATTTTCGCGCGACGATTGTGAGCTGCTCGCGCTGCTCGCGCGGACCGCGGGCGTCGCGCTGGAAAATGCGCGCCGTTACAGCACGGTCAGCCATCTGCACGGCCAGCTTCACACGATCATCGCGCGGCTTACGTCCGGTGTGGTGGTCGTTGCGCCCGACAAGACCGTGTCGATGATGAACGAAAGCGCGGAGAAGTTGCTGGCGATGCGAAGCCACGACATCGTCGGCTACAGCGTGCAGCGCCTTGGCTCCGCATTTGCGGATGTGGCGCTACGCGCAATGACCGAAGGCCGTCCGTTAGTGCGGCAGGAAGTGCGCGATCCCGCAACCGGCTCGACACTTGGCATCAGCGCGGCGCCCGCGGGCGATCACGGTGTGGCGTTGATCTTTGCGAAGGTCCCGCAGCGCGACGCCGATCGGGCGGGCGAGGACGTGCTGGGCAGTCCGTATTGGGAATTCCTGTCCGCGCGCGTCGCGCAGGAAGTGAAAAACCCGCTCGTCGCGATCAACACGTTTGCGCAACTGCTCCCGCGGAAGTACGAGTCGCCCGACTTCCGCACGCAATTCAGCGACGTCGTGCAGAAGGAAGTTACGCGCATTAACCGCGTGGTCGAGACGCTCTACGACTTCGCGCGCCCGCCTCGACTCGCCCGCCAGCGGTCGAGCGTCAACGAAATCGTCACCAACGTACTGAGTACTTTCGAGGACAAGCTCCGCGCGGCAAACATCTCGCTGACGACCGACTACGATATGTCAAATCCCATCGCCGAACTGGACCCGCTGTATTTCGCGCAGGCCCTGCACAATGTCATTCAAAATGCGTATGAAATGATGCCCGAAGGTGGTAAACTAAAAGTCGACACGCGCGCGCGGGGAGGCGCCTGCGAGGTTACCGTGTCGGATTCCGGTCCCGGCATCGACGCGGAAAACGCTCCGCTGGTCTTTCTACCGTTTTTCAGCACGCGCGAAACCGGGATGGGGTTGGGCTTGAGCGTGGCGCACCGCATCATGCGCCAACACCAGGGCGACCTCCGGCTCGTGTCGTCGAAGTCCGGTTCGACTTTTGTGTTTCTGGTACCAATAGGCGGGTCGCCGAAATCCGGCGCGCATGTAACGGACGGCGCACCAGCGGGGGTGATGAATGAAGACAGTCCTGGCCGTTGA
- a CDS encoding GAF domain-containing protein, with the protein MELAITSGFLAASAVSCVLLAAIVLIRSRRTAVHWAFIALCADLGLWTTAILLVVRADSVEAAHTYVNACFWFACFMPAAYYTFISLFPRGKFDGSIVLLGILAVSGTLLLLLSLTLESQYVREITLTPGSAPKVRYGPLLSGFSALCALVFISMHFNLYRKLRRSAGIERRQIQHVFLGILTATLTGVLTNVVGPLVGVYDMEPYGPVFIVAMMGFFAYAMVRYHLLDILTILSRTAVFAISSGTVALVFISSVTFVQWALSVFPVVSEDLRTVLPTVIAALVIVLILEPIRERAQLILNRVVMRRRYDLNQFLARVGKTAAECVKLDELLDRVSRDIQSTIGASVVRVMLVDEKDPNSLVTEHSTKPEEKGTVTHEYSALIEHIRASGEALLLEKLVHDRASEQMAQVAEMLAELDAYLCVPLVRTSGLVGIVNCGQKYSRDIYTNEDVTAFTALSSPLATAVENARLYRKLDEANQHRARILGSMRGGVIAVDTDGKITTVNYGVSEILGPVELGAHISQLNPQVANILEQTLTTRRPVLDYETLIVRPDEERVPVVMSSSILTTGEDELSGAMVVIYDLTQVKRLEQNVQRAHRLSSVGTLAAGMAHEIKNPLVSIKTFSQLLPLRYDDPDFRATFTDIVPHEVERIDSIVTRLLHFARPKPATFAPQDLRAIIEEVLVLVENQLRKGNITVETDFPGPRVNIYGDEQQLHQVFLNLVLNAVDAMREKRRGMLRVRVDYERMQVRRGAKGSAPEIDCVKIRVTDTGCGMSSESLERIFTPFYTTKDEGTGLGLSVVHGIVQEHGGTIYVESAPGQETTFVITLPIAHRLSEQKGA; encoded by the coding sequence ATGGAACTGGCCATCACGTCGGGGTTCCTCGCGGCCTCGGCAGTCTCGTGCGTATTGCTTGCCGCGATCGTATTGATCCGATCGCGCCGCACCGCCGTTCATTGGGCGTTTATCGCGTTGTGCGCCGACCTTGGATTGTGGACCACCGCAATTCTCCTCGTCGTGCGCGCGGACAGCGTTGAAGCCGCGCACACCTACGTGAATGCGTGCTTCTGGTTCGCATGCTTCATGCCCGCCGCGTATTACACCTTCATCAGCCTCTTCCCGCGCGGCAAGTTCGACGGGTCGATCGTTCTCCTGGGTATTCTCGCTGTATCGGGGACGCTGCTATTGCTGCTCTCGCTGACGCTGGAGTCGCAGTACGTGCGCGAAATTACGCTAACGCCCGGGTCGGCGCCGAAAGTGCGCTACGGCCCGCTTCTCAGCGGGTTCTCCGCGTTGTGCGCGCTTGTGTTCATTTCGATGCACTTCAACCTGTATCGAAAACTGCGCCGCTCCGCCGGTATAGAACGGCGCCAGATTCAGCACGTCTTTCTGGGCATTCTTACCGCAACGTTGACCGGCGTTCTCACGAATGTCGTCGGACCGCTCGTCGGCGTGTACGACATGGAACCGTACGGCCCCGTGTTCATCGTCGCGATGATGGGCTTCTTCGCGTACGCGATGGTGCGGTACCATCTGCTCGACATACTCACCATCCTGTCGCGTACCGCCGTCTTCGCCATATCGAGCGGTACGGTGGCGCTGGTGTTCATCAGTTCCGTGACCTTCGTACAGTGGGCCCTCAGCGTGTTCCCCGTGGTCAGCGAAGACCTGCGCACCGTCCTGCCCACCGTCATCGCGGCACTGGTAATCGTGCTCATCCTCGAACCGATACGCGAACGCGCCCAACTCATCCTGAACCGCGTCGTTATGCGGAGGCGCTACGACCTCAACCAGTTCCTCGCACGCGTCGGAAAAACGGCCGCGGAATGCGTAAAACTCGACGAATTACTCGACCGCGTGTCACGCGACATTCAATCCACGATCGGCGCTTCCGTCGTGCGGGTAATGCTCGTCGACGAGAAGGACCCCAATTCGCTCGTCACCGAGCACTCGACCAAACCCGAAGAGAAGGGAACGGTTACGCACGAGTACAGCGCGTTAATCGAACACATTCGCGCCTCGGGCGAAGCGCTTCTGCTCGAGAAGCTCGTCCACGATCGGGCCTCCGAGCAAATGGCGCAGGTTGCCGAAATGCTCGCCGAACTCGACGCGTATCTGTGCGTCCCGCTGGTTCGCACCAGCGGACTGGTCGGCATCGTCAACTGCGGACAAAAGTACTCACGCGACATCTATACCAACGAAGACGTCACTGCGTTCACGGCCTTGAGCAGCCCGCTCGCGACCGCCGTCGAAAACGCGCGCCTGTACCGCAAGCTCGATGAAGCCAACCAGCATCGCGCGCGCATCCTCGGCAGCATGCGCGGCGGCGTGATCGCGGTCGACACCGACGGGAAGATCACGACCGTGAACTACGGCGTGTCCGAAATTCTGGGACCCGTCGAACTGGGCGCCCACATTTCACAGCTCAACCCGCAGGTGGCCAACATACTCGAACAGACGCTGACGACCCGGCGGCCGGTGCTGGATTACGAAACCTTGATCGTCCGGCCCGATGAAGAGCGTGTACCAGTCGTGATGTCGTCTTCAATCCTCACGACCGGCGAAGACGAATTGTCGGGCGCGATGGTGGTGATCTACGACCTGACGCAGGTCAAGCGCCTGGAACAGAACGTTCAGCGGGCGCACCGGCTATCATCGGTAGGCACGTTAGCCGCAGGCATGGCGCATGAAATTAAGAATCCACTAGTTTCAATAAAAACGTTCTCGCAACTGCTCCCGCTTCGCTACGATGACCCCGATTTCCGCGCTACCTTCACCGACATCGTGCCGCACGAGGTCGAGCGAATAGACTCCATCGTAACGCGTTTGCTCCATTTCGCGCGGCCCAAGCCTGCCACTTTCGCACCGCAAGACCTCCGTGCTATTATAGAAGAGGTGCTGGTGCTGGTTGAGAACCAGTTGCGCAAGGGGAACATCACCGTTGAGACGGATTTCCCCGGACCGCGCGTCAACATCTACGGCGACGAGCAGCAGTTGCACCAGGTTTTTTTGAACCTGGTGCTGAACGCCGTGGATGCGATGCGCGAAAAAAGGCGCGGCATGCTTCGGGTGCGGGTGGACTACGAACGCATGCAGGTTCGGCGTGGCGCCAAGGGTTCGGCTCCGGAAATCGACTGCGTCAAAATCCGCGTCACCGACACGGGATGCGGGATGAGCAGCGAGAGTCTCGAGCGAATCTTCACGCCGTTCTACACGACAAAGGATGAAGGGACCGGGCTGGGGTTGTCGGTCGTGCATGGGATCGTGCAGGAGCACGGCGGGACCATTTACGTCGAGAGCGCTCCCGGTCAAGAGACGACATTCGTCATCACGCTCCCCATCGCGCACCGACTCTCCGAACAAAAAGGCGCGTAG